TCGCAGTGAGTAGGTGCGATGTTTTGGAGGCGAAAGTATCCCTGTCTCGTGCGCAGCACCTTACGAAAAGGTTAGCAGCGGCCCGTCGTTGATCCTCCTCGCACCCCCGCAAAAGCGTTCGCCTCGTCAACGCGGATTGTTACATCTTGCGCACTTTGGCGCGGTCTTGATGATTGACGTTGTTCCGGTCGCGATGCGAGGCTAACGTGTCGACCCCAAGAGATCGACGTTTGATGTCAGTAAGCAACTCGAACCGAGATGATCAACCGGCGCTGCATTCTAGTAATCGTTCTCGTGGCCATCGGCCGTCTGCCCGCGCGCGCCGCTGACGTCGCGCCGTCGAATCGACCCAACGAGTTGTATGCTTCCGCGCTGCGCGATTCGGACGCGCCGCCGGCTGCCGTCACCTCGCCGGACGTCTCGGTTTGGCCGCCCAAACCACCTGACCCGGTTCTACCGTCGCAGCCGACGCTTACCGCACAACTCTATCAGCCTAATGTCCAATCCAACATCGTGCAGATGCCACCGCCGTATCAACCACAACCTCAGGTGGCGAGCGTCATTCCCGTCTTGCCGGCTGGAGTGCGCTTGGTGGAATCGACTTGGTACACGCGGTTCGACTATATGCATTGGAACGAGCGACTCGATGGCGCCAATTTCGTGACCGAAAATGGACCGCTATTCACGATCGGTTATCAACGACGCGTCGGCCAGGAGCGGTTTCGCGCTGAACTCTTCGGCAGCCAGGTCAGTTACGCTTCGACGGTGTTCTTTAATGATGGCTCGAGTCAGCCGTTGAATTCTACGACCGACTACTTGGGCGGCCGTGCCGAATATGATTACCTGTTTGACCCCGAGTGGCCGGCGCCGATCGTATTCTTCGGCGGGATTGGTTCACGTTTCTGGATACGCAACTTGCCGGATTCCGTGCTCGATGGCGAAACCATCCGTGGCTATCAGGAGACGTGGTGGACGATCTACCCGTACCTTGGCATGGAAACGCGCCGTGACGAATCTCGCGACGTCGAGTTCTACGGCCGCGGGCGTATCGGCCTGGTGGCCGTCACGTATGAACACCTGACGCTGGACGAAACGACCCTCTTTCCCGGCCCCGGAGTGACAGGGCAAATGGAACTCGGCGTTCGTGGCGAGTTTCTCTTTTTGGCAGGATATTTCGAAGCATTCACCTGGCGGCAGTCGGGCGAATCGCGAGGATTCATGCAACCGTCGTCTCTGCTAGTCACCGTTGGACTGAAGACTGGAATTACATTTTGAGGATCCGGAGAGGCGATGCACAGTTCGTACGCCGCCGGTAGAGCGACGTGAGCTCATTCCGCTCCGCCGGGCCGTTGTGCCCTCTTTGCGCGATCAAGAAATACCTTCGCCTCGGTGTCATCGGGCTGTTGCCGTAGGGATTCTTGAAAACAGCGGATCGCTTCGTCCACTTTTCCCTGTGCTAATAGCACCATTCCCAGGCCGCGATGCGCCGGCACAAGCGTCGGTCGCAGATCAATGGCCTCTCGGAAAGCCCGGGCAGCTTGGTCGAAATTCTCGCGGCTGAGGTAGAGGTTTCCCAGGTCGACGCGCGTCGCCGCACTGTGGGGATCCAAGGCCAGTGCGCGGGCCAGATGCGTTTCTGCCTCGTCGAGTCGTCCCAGGCGCAGCAAAGTATTGCCGAGGGCCCGTTGCGTATCAGCATCTCCTTCCTTGCCGCGCAACGAGTGTTCGAAATAGGCGCGCGCTTCGGCGAACTGGCCGGCATCCTCTCGGATGACGCCCATGGCGTATAGCGCATTTGCGTCGTCGGGCATGATCTCTAGCACCGGTCGAAGTTGCGCTTCGGCTTCGGCGTATCGTTGTGCTTTGAGCAGGGCATAGCCCAGGCCCTTTTTGGCCTGGAAGTTGCGAGGATTCAATTCAATCGCGCGCTCGAACGAGCGAATGGCTTCGACCAGCTTCTCTGATGCATGCTCATCTCTGATCGCCTCCGATAGCAGCAGAGCCGCCAGATTGCCGTGAGGGACAGATTCGTTCGGCGCAATCTGCAGAGCGAGGTGCGCCATGTCATACGCCTCGCCACGTCGGCCGACCGCCAAATAGTGCAACGACAGATTCGTGCAAGCGGCCCAACTCGACGGGTTCTTTTCGAGAGTGTCCGCGTACAACGTTTCCAGGTCGTAATAGATGAAGGTCTGACAGAACGTCAGGACACCGAGCGCGAACAATACGACCCCGGCCGCAAAGTGATCAGCGCCCTGCCAACGGTCGGGCCGTCTTGCCAATAACGACGTTCCCCCGGCCGCTGCCAACGCCAAAAGTGCAATGCTGGCATGATATTGAAAATGGTCGGCAACAAATGAATAGCGAAACGGATAGACGTCGAAAAACCCAAGAGCGGGGACGAGTATGCCAGCAAAAATCAGAATCGCCGCCAGTGGGCCACGGCCCCATAGCAAGCGTGCCAGCCAGAGCGCCGCAATGGCCGTCACTGCCGCGAGAGGGAACAAGGACTGCCACCACTCGCGACCATCGATCGTCCAACGTGGATAGAAGAAGGTCAGGGGAACGGGCCAGGCGAGCTTTCCGGCGTAGAACCACAGGTCTCGGCCCGCCAACAACAGCCGTTGGACAGAAGTCAACGCCCACTCGTCGCCGACGGCTCCGACCACGTGAGATTCCGCCCACACGGTGATCAGCCCCAGCGACACGCCGACAGCCAAGAACGGCAACAGCGGCAGCACGTCGCCCCACACGATCTGGCCCCGTTTCCACCAAATGAGCACCAGCAACACCGCCGGCATGCTGACCACGACCGTCTTGCTGAACAGAGCGGCCACAAATAGCAGCAAGGACGCCAGGTAGAACAATGTGCGTTCCTTGTCTGATGCCGTCGATTCGCCTTCGGCAGGGGCGTACCGCCAGTAGCAGAATATCGAAGACAGGGCGAGCGCGAGCGACAAGACGTTTTTGCGCTCGGTGATCCAGGCCACCGATTCGACTTCCACCGGATGCACCGCAAACAACGCGGCGCCCAACCACGCTCCCGGCACGCGCAATCGCAAGAGCAGTCTCCAAACGAGCACGGCGTTCACAGCATGCAACAAAATATTTATCGCGTGAAAACCGGTCGGATTAAGACCCCAGATGTGCCGTTCGATCCAGAAGGTAGTATGAACTAGCGGATAGTATTGCGGCACGGCGCCTAATTCAAACCAGATGCGACGCAGACCGTCTAGGGAGTCGAGCGTCGCATTCTCCGTAACATAGACGTCATCGTCCCATATGAAGCCCGCACGCCAAACAGGTGCGTAACTGGTCAGTACCAGCGCGACCAACGCGACGCCGCCCCAGATTGCGGTCCTGCCGTGACTTTCCTGCCGGCCGACGGGTGCCGAGGACCGCTTGCGCGCCGTTTTTTTGGCAGGCTTCATGCGTTGAAACAATCGCGTGATCGATGCGGGGACGGTTGGTAAGCAAGAGGACGTAGAGCTTACCCGTGGACAGATACCATCATAGACCGGTCGTGCCTGCATTGCGTAGTAGCATTGCTGGCAGATCCGGCCAGCGGCGCACGACTACGGGTACACCATCCGACCGACAGTCGGATAGACCTCGTCCTTCGACGTACGCTACAATCCGCCGCCCGCCACTTAACTGCAGTCTTGCCGCGGGTGTCACGGCGAACGCGTTTGTTGTGGACACCCGTAGCGTCGTTCTTGGTTGAATCAACGGCCGCCCGCGAATCTCGGTTCCGTGCGACGCCGTATTCTTGCGGTGCATATTGACCGCCGAATTTACTCGCCAGAGAGACAGGAAGTCACCTCCCATGAAGGTCGCAGTCGTTGCCCTATTAAGTGCGTCGATCGTGATGGCTCCATTGCGTGTCGATGCACAACATGGCCGCGGCGGCGGCGGAGGTGGCGGTGGAGGGGGATTCCGAGGCGGCGGCGGCGGCGGCGGCTTTGGCGGCGGCGGAATGCAAGGAGGTGCGCGCGCTCCGGGGTATTCCGGTGGCGGAGGGCAGGGGGGCGGTGGCGGACGTGGCCCAAGCACAGCTCGCGCCCCTGGGTATCGTCCGGCGGGACCCGTAGCGCACGGCGGCATGCTAAATCATTCATTTGTATACGGACATAGACCCACCTATCACAGTGGCTGGTATCACGGCGACTGGCGTGGCAATTGGGGGCACCCGTATGGGTATCGCCCATGGGGTTGGTATTGGGGAGGTGGTTTTGGCTGGGGGTTAGGCTGGGGACTTGGTACGGGACTTGCGATGGGCGTGTCGCTAGGCTCGCCGTGGGGATGGGGTTATTACCCCTACTGGAATCCTTACTGGGCGCCCCCGGTCGGTGGCGCCGCCTATATCAACTACGGCCAACCCATCGTCGTGGCGCCCCCTGTCGTGCCGCAGACCGCGGCGCCGCAACTCTCGCCACAATTCGGACCACCAGGGGTGCCACAAGGACTGCCACAACAAGTTCCGCCAGCGCCGGCTCCCGGCGGCCTGGACGGCGCGTTCACGCCTCCTCCAGCACTGCCGGCCGGCGCGAGGGCTGCGGCAGGTTCCACGGTGACCACTTCACAGCAGCAAGCGCTGGCGGTATTTGACATCGCGCGCGAACTATTCAAAAAGGGGGACTACCAACTGGCGCTTGCCGAGACAAATCGCGCCATCGCGTTGGCACCCAATGATACGTTGATGCACGAGTTCCGCGGGCTCTGCCTGTTTGCCACCAAAGACTATCAACAGGCGGCTGCCGCTATATATGCGGTGCTTTCCATCGGGCCGGGTTGGGATTGGGCGACCGTCGCCGGTTTGTATCCGGATCCAAACGTTTACACTCAAGAGCTACGCGCCCTGGAAGGTTACTGCAACGAGAATCCTCAGGCGCCGCACGCGCGATTCCTACTGGCATACCACTATTTGCTTGAGGGGCACAACGACGAAGCCGCCACCGAGTTCGAGGCGGTGGTCGAGTTGCAGCCCAAAGACCAACTCTCGGCACAACTGCTCAAGGGTTTGAAAAATCCGCCCACGGATCGGGCGCCGACCGGGCCTGAACTGGCCGATCCTGCCGAACCGGCCTTGCCGGCGACTCCGGTGGAAAACTCGATGGTCCTAGGCAATTGGAAATCCAGCCGCGACGATGGCTCGAAGTTCGAACTTAGTCTGACCAAGGACAGCAAGTTCAGTTGGAAGTACTCGCAAGACGGCAAGGATCAGCAACTCAAAGGGACGTACACGCTTGCCAACAATTATTTGATCCTGTCGGCCACAAATCAGAATGCCCTCGTAGGCCAGGTGGCGATGGAGCCAGGCGACAAGCTAAAATTCAAACTGGCAGGCGGCGCGCCAAGCGATCCTGGGCTGACATTCACTCGTTAGCAGGCAGTTCGAGCATGAAACAATTCCACACCACGACATGAAGATCCTCTTTCTGCACGGTTGGCAATCGACGCCCGGTGGCCTGAAGCCGACGTACCTGGCCGCCGCCGGTCACGAAATCCTCAATCCGGCGCTTCCCGACGAGGACTTTGCCGCGGCCATACGCATCGCCAATCACGAAATCGAACTCCACCGACCAGACGTAATCGTAGGCTCGAGCCGTGGAGGCGCCGTCGCCATGAATGTGCATGCGGGCAACATTCCGCTTGTGCTCCTCTGCCCTGCCTGGAAGCGATGGGGGACGGCCCGTTCGGTCAAGTCGGGGACCATCATTCTGCACAGCCGCGCCGACGACGTCATTCCGTTCGCTGACAGCCAGGAGCTTGTCGTGCAGAGCGGTTTGCCTGCCTCGGCATTGATTGAAATCGGCAACGACCACCGGCTCGCCGACGCAGGGCCATTGGCTGCCATGCGCGCCGCGGCCGAGCAAGCTGTACAGTAAATCGCGCGATACAAC
This genomic stretch from Pirellulales bacterium harbors:
- a CDS encoding alpha/beta hydrolase — its product is MKILFLHGWQSTPGGLKPTYLAAAGHEILNPALPDEDFAAAIRIANHEIELHRPDVIVGSSRGGAVAMNVHAGNIPLVLLCPAWKRWGTARSVKSGTIILHSRADDVIPFADSQELVVQSGLPASALIEIGNDHRLADAGPLAAMRAAAEQAVQ
- a CDS encoding tetratricopeptide repeat protein; its protein translation is MKPAKKTARKRSSAPVGRQESHGRTAIWGGVALVALVLTSYAPVWRAGFIWDDDVYVTENATLDSLDGLRRIWFELGAVPQYYPLVHTTFWIERHIWGLNPTGFHAINILLHAVNAVLVWRLLLRLRVPGAWLGAALFAVHPVEVESVAWITERKNVLSLALALSSIFCYWRYAPAEGESTASDKERTLFYLASLLLFVAALFSKTVVVSMPAVLLVLIWWKRGQIVWGDVLPLLPFLAVGVSLGLITVWAESHVVGAVGDEWALTSVQRLLLAGRDLWFYAGKLAWPVPLTFFYPRWTIDGREWWQSLFPLAAVTAIAALWLARLLWGRGPLAAILIFAGILVPALGFFDVYPFRYSFVADHFQYHASIALLALAAAGGTSLLARRPDRWQGADHFAAGVVLFALGVLTFCQTFIYYDLETLYADTLEKNPSSWAACTNLSLHYLAVGRRGEAYDMAHLALQIAPNESVPHGNLAALLLSEAIRDEHASEKLVEAIRSFERAIELNPRNFQAKKGLGYALLKAQRYAEAEAQLRPVLEIMPDDANALYAMGVIREDAGQFAEARAYFEHSLRGKEGDADTQRALGNTLLRLGRLDEAETHLARALALDPHSAATRVDLGNLYLSRENFDQAARAFREAIDLRPTLVPAHRGLGMVLLAQGKVDEAIRCFQESLRQQPDDTEAKVFLDRAKRAQRPGGAE
- a CDS encoding tetratricopeptide repeat protein, translated to MKVAVVALLSASIVMAPLRVDAQHGRGGGGGGGGGGFRGGGGGGGFGGGGMQGGARAPGYSGGGGQGGGGGRGPSTARAPGYRPAGPVAHGGMLNHSFVYGHRPTYHSGWYHGDWRGNWGHPYGYRPWGWYWGGGFGWGLGWGLGTGLAMGVSLGSPWGWGYYPYWNPYWAPPVGGAAYINYGQPIVVAPPVVPQTAAPQLSPQFGPPGVPQGLPQQVPPAPAPGGLDGAFTPPPALPAGARAAAGSTVTTSQQQALAVFDIARELFKKGDYQLALAETNRAIALAPNDTLMHEFRGLCLFATKDYQQAAAAIYAVLSIGPGWDWATVAGLYPDPNVYTQELRALEGYCNENPQAPHARFLLAYHYLLEGHNDEAATEFEAVVELQPKDQLSAQLLKGLKNPPTDRAPTGPELADPAEPALPATPVENSMVLGNWKSSRDDGSKFELSLTKDSKFSWKYSQDGKDQQLKGTYTLANNYLILSATNQNALVGQVAMEPGDKLKFKLAGGAPSDPGLTFTR